AGCGAGCAATCCACCAAGAAAATCCGTCTGCCTTCATTGCCTCCCAGTCGTAAATCGGATTACCCCACAACTGACCGATTTCTGAAAAAGCATCAGGTGGACAACCTGCAACCACACTTGGACGACCTTCTTCATCTGTCTTGAAGAACTGTGGATTTGCCCACATATCAGAAGAATCAGCTGCAATATAAATCGGCATATCTCCAACAATTTCAATACCACGCTCATTCGCATAGGTCTTCAACTCCCGCCATTGACGGAAGAACAGATATTGCGTCACACGGTGATAATCTATTTTGTCGGCCAATTGCTCACGATAAAAAGCAAGAGCTCCTGGTTCCCGTCTACGGATGGCATCATCTTCCCAATCTGTCCAAGCCTTAAGATCAAAGTGTTCCTTAATGGCCATATACTCTGCAAAATTATCCAGCCAAGAAGCCTGCTCTTCCAAGAAAGCCTGGTAATCTGCTGGCAAACCTTGTGCTTTCATGCGTGCGACAACCTTTTCTAAAACAGGACGACGACCATAGAAGATTTTTGCATAATCTACTTCAGTTGGATTCTCTCCAAAATCAATCCCTTCTATTTCATGTCCTTCTAGCCAGCCCTCTTTCATCAATAACTCAAAATCAATAAAATGTGTATTGCCTGCAAAGGCTGAAAATGACTGGTAAGGAGAATCGCCATAACTCGTTGTTCCTAAAGGTAAAATTTGCCAATAGCGTTGCTTGGTCCGTTCCAAAAAATCCACGAAGTCATAAGCAGATTGCCCAAAGGTCCCAATTCCGTAATTCCCTGGTAGGGAGGAAATGTGAAGCAAGACTCCACTGCGTCGTTCTTTCATAATCCTACTCCTTTTATATAGAATATAGTCTATTGTTTGCTCATCTATTCGCAAACGTTTGCTTGTTCACATTATATAATGTTAGCGCTCACAAATCAAGCCCTATTTGGTAAGAATCTATGTTTTTTCTATGTTTTTCTTTACATTTAATCGTTTTTGTCCTCTCAACTATTTTTTTAACAATTTTTCAAAAAAAGACTTGCAAACGCATTCATTTTACGATATAATGATTTCAACAAGCAAACGTTTGCGTTATCCGTGGGCGTTTTACTACATTAACATTATTCTTGGAGGGGATAATATGAAACACAAATTAATCAAGAGCATGGCTCTTCTTGCTGCTACGACAAGCGTACTTGCTGCTTGTTCGTCAAACAAATCAGCTTCTAATGATTCAGCTGCTGATGGAAAATCATTGACCGTCTATGTGGATCAAGGTTACAAAGAATACATTGAATCTGCAGCGAAAAAATTTGAAGAAGATAACGGTGTTAAAGTTACTGTCAAAACAGGTGATGCACTTGGAGGACTTGATAACCTTTCTCTTGATAACCAATCTGGTTCAGCACCTGATGTGATGATGGCACCATACGACCGCGTAGGTAGCCTTGGTTCAGAAGGACAATTGTCAGAAGTAAAACTTGCTGAAACTAGCATGACGGATGACACAACAAAAGCGCTTGTGACAAATGGTGGTAAAGTCTACGGTTCACCAGCCGTTATCGAAACACTCGTTCTTTACTACAACAAAGACTTGATTACCGAAGCACCAAAAACATTTGCTGAATTAGAAGCACTTGCAAAAGATAGTAAATATGCGTTTGCAGGAGAAAATGGTAAAACAACTGCTTTCCTTGCTGACTGGACAAACTTCTACTACACTTACGGACTCCTTGCTGGATACGGCGGATATGTGTTCGGTGACAATGGTACTAATCCAAAAGAAATTGGTTTGAACAATGAAGGTGCCGTTAAAGCGATTGAATATGCTAAAACATGGTATGGTCAATGGCCTCAAGGTCTTCAAGATACTTCTGCAGCAGCAAACCTCATCAAGACACAATTTACAGAAGGTAAAACTGCAGCTATCATCGATGGACCATGGCAAGCAGCTTCTTACAAGGAAGCAAAAGTGAACTATGGGGT
Above is a window of Streptococcus sp. zg-86 DNA encoding:
- the malQ gene encoding 4-alpha-glucanotransferase gives rise to the protein MKERRSGVLLHISSLPGNYGIGTFGQSAYDFVDFLERTKQRYWQILPLGTTSYGDSPYQSFSAFAGNTHFIDFELLMKEGWLEGHEIEGIDFGENPTEVDYAKIFYGRRPVLEKVVARMKAQGLPADYQAFLEEQASWLDNFAEYMAIKEHFDLKAWTDWEDDAIRRREPGALAFYREQLADKIDYHRVTQYLFFRQWRELKTYANERGIEIVGDMPIYIAADSSDMWANPQFFKTDEEGRPSVVAGCPPDAFSEIGQLWGNPIYDWEAMKADGFSWWIARLRESFKLYDMVRIDHFIGFASFWEIPVGETTAVNGYRVEAPGFELFAAIKEALGDLNIIAEDLGSVTDKVIELRETTGFPGMKVLQFAFDPHGDSIEAPHNHRRNVVAYTGTHDNSTVRGWYENEVSDEAKAYLDAYSNRHSDESINHAMLRMLFGSVAFMAVATMQDLLELDGSARMNLPNTLGGNWTWRMTKEQLTAEVEANLLDLTTTYRRQNVK
- a CDS encoding extracellular solute-binding protein; translation: MKHKLIKSMALLAATTSVLAACSSNKSASNDSAADGKSLTVYVDQGYKEYIESAAKKFEEDNGVKVTVKTGDALGGLDNLSLDNQSGSAPDVMMAPYDRVGSLGSEGQLSEVKLAETSMTDDTTKALVTNGGKVYGSPAVIETLVLYYNKDLITEAPKTFAELEALAKDSKYAFAGENGKTTAFLADWTNFYYTYGLLAGYGGYVFGDNGTNPKEIGLNNEGAVKAIEYAKTWYGQWPQGLQDTSAAANLIKTQFTEGKTAAIIDGPWQAASYKEAKVNYGVATIPTLPNGKEYQAFGGGKAWVIPVGSQNPDMAQKFVDYLTSTDQQKALYDMTNEVPANTEAREYAVGKKDELTSAVVAQFSAAQPLPNISEMSTVWEPAANMLFEAASGKKDAKTAANDAVKLIEDTIAQKYGQ